The Klebsiella quasivariicola region TCTTTTCAATCGCCTGCGCAGTATTTGCCAAAAATGCAGAATTAACGCCGGTGCTGGCGCAGGGCGACTGGTGGCATATTGTGCCCTCTGCGGTCCTGACCTGCCTGCTGCCGGACATCGATCACCCGAAGTCGTTTCTTGGCCAGCGGTTGAGCTGGATCTCCAGACCCGTGGCGCGGGCCTTTGGCCACCGCGGCTTTACCCACAGCCTGCTGGCGGTATTTGGCGCGCTAACGCTGTTCTATCTGAAAGTGCCTGACAGCTGGATTATCCCGGCGGATGCCCTCCAGGGTCTGGTGCTGGGCTACCTCAGCCACATTCTCGCCGATATGCTCACGCCTGCCGGCGTACCGCTACTGTGGCCCTGCCGCTGGCGCTTCCGGTTGCCGATCCTCGCACCGCGCAAAGGTAACCAGCTCGAACGCGCCTTGTGTATGGCGTTGTTCGTCTATGCCGTCTGGATGCCGCAGACGCTGGCGGATAACAGCGCGATACGCTGGTCATCCGGGGTGATCAATTCCCTGCAAATCACCTTCAATCGCTTTATTAGTCACCAGAGTGGGCGATAAACCGGCAGAAAACACCGTTTGGTTATAACCCATTCCATTTGAATATAAGTCCTTAATAACGCCTTCTGCTAACCTTGCCGTCATAAGAGCTGGTTATCCACCAGCCCAGGTTATAAAAATATCAGGAGAACGGGGATGAACTTTCCATTAATAGCGAACGTAGTCGTGTTCGCCGTATTACTGTTTGCGCTGGGGCAAACACGCCATAAACAGTGGAGTCTGGCCAGGAAAGTGCTGGTCGGTCTGGCGATTGGCGTGGTCTTTGGTCTGGCGCTGCAGCTGATCTACGGGTCTGACAGCCAGGTGCTGAAG contains the following coding sequences:
- a CDS encoding metal-dependent hydrolase, producing the protein MTAEGHLFFSIACAVFAKNAELTPVLAQGDWWHIVPSAVLTCLLPDIDHPKSFLGQRLSWISRPVARAFGHRGFTHSLLAVFGALTLFYLKVPDSWIIPADALQGLVLGYLSHILADMLTPAGVPLLWPCRWRFRLPILAPRKGNQLERALCMALFVYAVWMPQTLADNSAIRWSSGVINSLQITFNRFISHQSGR